A region from the Drosophila takahashii strain IR98-3 E-12201 chromosome 2L, DtakHiC1v2, whole genome shotgun sequence genome encodes:
- the LOC108068825 gene encoding uncharacterized protein, producing MANNSINQQVQELQQKSVIDSPPGMSPRTEFSTGSVINEIISQAVPMVKQPPAPRISFRALARLVMVLNSTLKKGSLVNPEPKNIDYWRNLAESRGAANKRYQLVVDMQRKRIETLEKDLRNLVNLARETQKMLAEMGAEKRASQELGHGEHAD from the coding sequence ATGGCCAACAATTCGATCAACCAGCAAGTTCAGGAGTTGCAGCAGAAGTCTGTGATAGATTCTCCACCGGGCATGTCCCCCAGGACGGAATTCTCCACCGGTTCGGTCATCAATGAGATTATCTCCCAGGCAGTTCCGATGGTAAAGCAACCACCAGCTCCACGCATCTCTTTTCGAGCTCTGGCCAGACTTGTAATGGTTCTAAACTCAACACTGAAGAAGGGATCTTTAGTAAACCCGGAGCCAAAGAACATTGATTACTGGCGTAACCTAGCCGAGTCCCGTGGAGCGGCCAATAAACGCTATCAGCTGGTCGTCGACATGCAGCGCAAAAGGATCGAGACCCTGGAGAAGGATCTTCGTAACCTGGTCAACTTGGCCCGAGAGACCCAAAAGATGCTGGCCGAGATGGGAGCCGAGAAGCGGGCCAGCCAGGAACTGGGTCATGGCGAACATGCCGATTAG
- the Pgant2 gene encoding polypeptide N-acetylgalactosaminyltransferase 2, with translation MRRNIKLIVFVSIIWMFVMVYYFQSSTEKVENRALRLREVATAMQQYQDDSSSAAAASTARQWAPAGGGAGGGGGAGVAPGAAGSGADDPGGNVILIGSVKDFERNAVHGLKLNGIVALEETSQGLSGGTGGPGGRLPVAPSGRGTEVEYFNEAGYIRAGALRNGEDPYIRNRFNQEASDALPSNRDIPDTRNPMCRTKKYREDLPETSVIITFHNEARSTLLRTIVSVLNRSPEHLIREIVLVDDYSDHPEDGLELAKIDKVRVIRNEKREGLVRSRVKGADAAVSSVLTFLDSHVECNEMWLEPLLERVREDPTRVVCPVIDVISMDNFQYIGASADLRGGFDWNLIFKWEYLSPSERAMRHNDPTTAIRTPMIAGGLFVIDKAYFNKLGKYDMKMDVWGGENLEISFRVWQCGGSLEIIPCSRVGHVFRKRHPYTFPGGSGNVFARNTRRAAEVWMDDYKQHYYNAVPLAKNIPFGNIDDRLALKEKLHCKPFKWYLENVYPDLQAPDPQEVGQFRQDGTECLDTMGHLIDGTVGIFPCHNTGGNQEWAFSKRGEIKHDDLCLTLVTFARGSQVVLKACDDSENQRWIMREGGLVRHYKINVCLDSRDQSQQGVSAQHCNSALGTQRWSFGKYA, from the exons GTGGAAAATCGAGCGCTGCGGCTACGTGAGGTGGCCACCGCCATGCAGCAGTACCAGGACGACTCCTCCTCGGCGGCCGCAGCCTCCACTGCCCGCCAATGGGCGCCAGCTgggggaggagcaggaggtggaggaggagcggGAGTAGCACCAGGAGCAGCTGGCAGCGGGGCCGACGATCCCGGCGGCAATGTCATTCTAATCGGCTCGGTTAAGGACTTCGAGCGCAATGCGGTCCACGGCCTCAAGTTGAATGGTATTGTGGCTCTGGAAGAGACATCACAG GGTCTCAGTGGAGGAACCGGTGGACCAGGTGGTCGACTACCAGTGGCTCCCAGCGGTCGGGGCACCGAGGTCGAGTACTTTAACGAGGCGGGCTACATTCGAGCGGGAGCCCTGCGCAATGGCGAAGATCCGTACATCAGAAATAGGTTCAACCAGGAAGCCAGCGATGCTCTACCCAGCAATCGTGATATACCCGACACCAGAAATCCCAT GTGCCGGACCAAGAAGTACCGCGAGGATCTGCCCGAGACGAGTGTCATCATTACCTTCCACAACGAGGCGAGATCCACTTTGCTGCGAACCATTGTGAGTGTCCTCAATCGCAGTCCCGAGCACTTGATACGCGAAATCGTTCTGGTAGACGACTACAGTGATCATC CTGAGGATGGTCTCGAGCTGGCTAAGATCGATAAAGTTAGGGTGATTCGCAATGAAAAGCGCGAGGGTCTGGTGCGGTCCAGGGTCAAGGGTGCGGATGCGGCGGTCAGTAGTGTGCTAACCTTCCTCGACAGCCACGTGGAATGCAACGAGATGTGGCTGGAACCGCTCTTGGAACGCGTTCGCGAGGATCCCACCCGTGTCGTTTGTCCCGTCATCGATGTGATTAGCATGGATAATTTCCAGTATATTGGGGCCTCCGCCGATTTGCGCGGCGGCTTCGATTGGAATCTGATCTTCAAGTGGGAGTATCTCAGTCCCTCGGAACGGGCGATGCGCCACAATGACCCCACCACGGCCATTCGGACACCGATGATCGCCGGCGGGCTGTTCGTCATCGACAAGGCCTACTTCAACAAGCTGGGCAAGTACGATATGAAAATGGACGTGTGGGGCGGCGAGAATCTGGAGATCTCGTTCCGCGTTTGGCAGTGCGGCGGCAGCCTGGAAATCATTCCCTGCAGCCGGGTGGGTCACGTCTTCCGCAAACGACATCCGTACACCTTCCCCGGCGGCAGCGGCAATGTCTTCGCCAGGAATACGCGACGTGCGGCGGAGGTTTGGATGGATGACTACAAGCAGCATTACTACAATGCCGTGCCCCTCGCCAAGAACATTCCCTTCGGCAA CATTGATGACCGTCTGGCTTTGAAAGAGAAATTGCATTGCAAGCCCTTCAAATGGTATCTGGAGAATGTCTATCCCGACCTGCAGGCCCCCGACCCACAGGAGGTGGGCCAATTCCGACAGGATGGCACGGAGTGCCTGGACACGATGGGCCACTTAATCGACGGCACTGTGG GTATCTTTCCTTGCCACAACACGGGCGGCAATCAGGAGTGGGCCTTCTCGAAGCGCGGCGAAATCAAGCACGACGACCTCTGCCTGACCCTGGTGACCTTCGCCCGGGGCTCCCAGGTGGTTCTAAAAGCCTGCGACGACTCCGAAAACCAACGGTGGATCATGCGGGAGGGCGGTCTGGTGCGGCACTACAAGATCAACGTGTGCCTGGACTCGAGGGACCAGTCGCAGCAGGGAGTGAGTGCCCAGCACTGCAATTCGGCGCTGGGAACGCAACGCTGGTCCTTCGGGAAGTACGCGTGA
- the LOC108068779 gene encoding uncharacterized protein yields the protein MVCRFNPFYIGPTPPSCCTDLKPECDCPTCSPDTGYQEPRPVHEECNQGVSKKETKESKCNPPCIEAPKRVKKEKHDEVSKKKYKKI from the coding sequence ATGGTGTGCCGCTTCAATCCATTTTATATTGGGCCAACGCCGCCCAGCTGCTGCACGGATCTTAAGCCCGAATGCGATTGCCCAACGTGCTCACCAGACACAGGGTATCAGGAGCCTCGACCCGTTCACGAGGAGTGCAACCAGggtgtgtcgaaaaaggagaCCAAGGAGAGCAAATGCAATCCACCATGCATAGAGGCACCCAAGAGGGTGAAGAAGGAAAAACACGATGAAGTCtctaaaaagaaatacaaaaaaatatga